One genomic segment of Cellulophaga sp. HaHaR_3_176 includes these proteins:
- a CDS encoding sensor histidine kinase KdpD, whose protein sequence is MNKRLFILLVVLMSISLIGIIFVQGYWIKQSVEDKEEQFSGMVMEVLSKVADKIEKRELADYTSELLKIKDSIGGHAKTPELLKNLFFIERDVNSNEITYYSHGILEENYNIPSTFFDNNNFGSSADSTLVKNFTSIRNKTIFKEEYGLDGKSLSLTPVQKIEKIGGLTALDKVAYEDVFREKARTQPIHKRVTRQEIELLLSQELKNRNIETGFEYGIYSNSLPTKVKSRKFKFSKTKLYPYPIFKDTDGETNYKLLVTFPAKKKYLIKTILPMAILSLLFTLVIIIAYASAIYQLIRQKQISEIKSDFINNMTHEFKTPIATINLAVEAIRNPKIIGDQEKVNRYLTMIKDENKRMHAQVENVLRISKLEKNQLDISKDRVDVHDIIHDAMAHVELIVADRGGYINLHLKAERSEVLASDMHFTNVIVNMLDNAVKYSPEEPKIDVYTEKANNNIIIKVKDQGLGMSKAVLKKVFEKFYREHTGNIHNVKGHGLGLAYVKKIIEDHQGEVYVESEKGKGSTFYIKLPLI, encoded by the coding sequence ATGAATAAAAGATTATTTATTCTTCTCGTTGTTTTAATGAGTATCTCTTTAATAGGGATAATTTTTGTTCAAGGATACTGGATAAAACAATCGGTAGAGGATAAGGAAGAGCAATTTTCCGGAATGGTGATGGAGGTTTTGAGTAAGGTTGCTGATAAGATTGAAAAAAGAGAGCTTGCAGATTATACAAGTGAACTTTTGAAAATTAAAGATAGCATTGGTGGTCATGCAAAAACACCTGAGCTGTTAAAGAATTTATTCTTTATAGAAAGAGATGTTAATTCTAATGAAATTACCTATTATTCACATGGTATTTTAGAAGAGAATTATAATATACCCTCAACGTTCTTTGATAATAATAACTTTGGTTCAAGCGCAGACTCGACATTAGTAAAAAACTTTACAAGTATACGTAATAAAACAATTTTTAAAGAGGAGTATGGGTTAGATGGTAAATCATTATCGCTAACACCTGTACAGAAAATTGAGAAAATAGGTGGTTTAACTGCTTTAGATAAAGTTGCTTACGAAGATGTTTTTAGAGAAAAGGCAAGAACACAACCTATACATAAAAGAGTTACAAGGCAAGAAATTGAGCTTTTGTTAAGTCAGGAGCTTAAAAACAGGAATATTGAAACAGGTTTTGAATACGGAATTTATAGTAACAGTTTACCGACAAAAGTAAAGTCTCGTAAATTTAAGTTCTCGAAAACGAAGCTTTATCCATATCCTATTTTTAAAGATACGGATGGAGAAACGAACTATAAATTGTTAGTGACTTTCCCCGCAAAGAAAAAATATTTGATAAAGACAATTCTGCCAATGGCAATATTATCTTTACTGTTTACGCTAGTAATTATAATAGCATATGCAAGTGCTATTTATCAATTAATCAGGCAAAAACAAATATCAGAGATTAAGTCAGATTTTATAAATAATATGACTCATGAGTTTAAAACGCCTATTGCAACTATAAATCTAGCAGTAGAAGCGATAAGGAACCCTAAGATTATTGGAGATCAAGAAAAGGTAAATAGATACCTTACAATGATTAAAGATGAGAATAAAAGAATGCATGCTCAAGTTGAAAATGTATTGCGAATATCTAAATTAGAAAAAAATCAATTAGATATTAGTAAGGATAGAGTAGATGTTCACGACATAATACATGATGCAATGGCACATGTGGAATTAATTGTAGCAGATAGAGGTGGTTATATTAATTTACATTTAAAAGCAGAGAGAAGCGAAGTTTTAGCTAGCGACATGCATTTTACCAATGTAATTGTGAATATGTTAGATAACGCAGTTAAATATTCGCCAGAAGAGCCTAAAATTGATGTATATACTGAAAAAGCAAATAATAATATTATTATAAAGGTTAAAGATCAAGGTTTAGGAATGAGTAAAGCAGTTTTGAAAAAGGTTTTTGAAAAGTTTTACAGAGAGCATACAGGTAATATACATAATGTTAAAGGCCATGGTTTAGGTTTGGCTTATGTAAAAAAAATAATAGAAGATCACCAAGGTGAAGTTTATGTGGAAAGTGAGAAAGGAAAAGGAAGTACTTTTTACATAAAATTACCTTTAATATAA
- a CDS encoding gluconokinase — protein MSKEKESVFFIMGVSGTGKSTIGKLLSKSLGIPFFDGDDYHPAANIEKMASGKSLNDEDRHDWLLKLNEIGIAHKDKGVIIVCSSLKRKYRDLLTKEISNHSFIYLEGSFELIYKRLNSRDNHFMPVELLQSQFDTLEAPEPPESVIKIPISLTPEEIIKVILKDIN, from the coding sequence ATGAGTAAAGAAAAAGAAAGTGTGTTTTTTATAATGGGTGTTTCTGGTACAGGAAAAAGTACTATCGGAAAACTACTTTCTAAATCCTTGGGTATTCCTTTTTTTGACGGTGATGACTATCATCCAGCAGCTAATATCGAAAAAATGGCTTCTGGAAAATCGCTAAATGATGAGGATAGACATGATTGGCTTTTAAAGCTAAATGAAATAGGAATTGCACATAAAGATAAAGGAGTTATTATTGTTTGTTCTTCTTTAAAAAGAAAGTATAGAGACTTATTAACCAAAGAAATCAGCAATCATTCTTTTATTTACCTAGAAGGTTCTTTCGAACTGATTTACAAAAGATTAAACTCCAGAGACAACCACTTCATGCCTGTTGAACTATTACAATCTCAATTTGATACTCTCGAGGCGCCCGAACCACCTGAATCGGTAATTAAAATACCAATTAGCTTAACTCCTGAAGAAATAATTAAAGTAATCCTAAAGGACATCAACTAG
- a CDS encoding response regulator transcription factor: METVNKKILLVEDDPNFGIVLKDYLSMNDFDVVLAKNGMEGFEKFKKDNYDICILDVMMPYKDGFTLAKEIREKNENVPIVFLTAKTMKEDVLKGYKAGADDYLNKPFDSEVLLMKLKAILQRKASSTLADSRKFEFTIGQFQLNSKLRFLKYKDQDAIKLSPKENELLRLLALHENDLMPRELALTKIWRDDNYFTSRSMDVYIAKLRKYLKVDDSVEILNIHGEGFRLVVKTEEEK; encoded by the coding sequence ATGGAGACAGTTAACAAGAAAATACTTTTGGTAGAGGACGATCCGAATTTTGGAATAGTTCTTAAGGATTATTTGTCTATGAACGATTTTGATGTTGTTTTGGCGAAAAACGGAATGGAAGGGTTCGAAAAGTTCAAGAAAGACAATTATGACATTTGTATTTTGGACGTTATGATGCCTTATAAAGATGGTTTTACACTAGCTAAAGAAATACGTGAGAAGAACGAAAATGTTCCTATCGTATTTTTAACAGCGAAAACGATGAAAGAAGATGTTTTAAAAGGGTATAAAGCAGGTGCAGATGATTATCTGAATAAACCTTTTGATTCAGAAGTGTTATTAATGAAGCTTAAAGCTATTCTTCAGAGGAAGGCATCTAGCACACTGGCTGACAGTCGTAAATTTGAATTTACTATAGGTCAGTTTCAGTTAAATTCTAAATTGCGTTTCTTGAAATATAAAGATCAAGATGCAATAAAATTATCTCCAAAAGAGAATGAGTTATTGCGTTTATTGGCATTGCATGAAAATGATTTAATGCCAAGAGAATTAGCTTTAACAAAAATTTGGAGAGATGACAATTACTTTACATCTAGAAGTATGGATGTATATATCGCAAAATTAAGAAAGTATCTTAAAGTTGATGATTCTGTTGAAATCTTAAACATACATGGTGAAGGATTTAGATTAGTTGTTAAAACAGAAGAGGAGAAGTAA
- a CDS encoding glycosyltransferase family 2 protein — MKLDFSFIVPVYNRPNEIKELLDSLLEQTYTEPFEIVIVEDGSTISSEELILEYQSKLNITYLKKPNSGPGDSRNYGMERARGNYFIVLDSDCIIPPQYLVKANASLEKEYVDCYGGPDTAHESFTLVQKAINYAMTSFLTTGGIRGGKKAVDKFQPRSFNMGLSKKAFKTTGGYGNIHPGEDPDLTIRIWNAGFKTKLIPEAFVYHKRRIDWNKFYVQVNKFGMVRPILNKWHPETKKITYWFPTIFCLGFIFSVLIVILGVGYPMYLYSLYFLLLFIDSLLKNKNLAIALLSIAAVCIQFVGYGFGFLKSTLLLNFSSKKPQEVFPKLFFKK; from the coding sequence ATGAAATTAGATTTTTCTTTTATAGTTCCTGTTTACAACAGGCCTAATGAAATTAAAGAGTTGCTTGATAGTTTGTTAGAACAAACCTATACTGAGCCTTTCGAAATTGTAATTGTAGAAGATGGTTCTACAATTAGCTCTGAAGAATTAATTTTAGAGTATCAATCTAAATTAAATATTACATATTTAAAAAAACCGAATAGTGGCCCTGGAGATTCTCGTAATTATGGAATGGAAAGAGCTAGAGGGAATTATTTTATTGTTTTAGATTCAGATTGTATTATTCCACCGCAGTATTTAGTAAAAGCTAATGCATCTTTAGAAAAAGAGTATGTTGATTGTTACGGAGGGCCTGATACTGCTCATGAAAGCTTTACTTTGGTTCAAAAAGCAATAAATTACGCGATGACTTCTTTTTTAACGACAGGAGGTATTAGAGGAGGTAAAAAAGCAGTAGATAAATTTCAGCCTCGAAGTTTTAATATGGGCTTATCTAAAAAAGCTTTTAAAACTACAGGCGGTTATGGTAACATTCACCCAGGGGAAGACCCTGATTTGACGATACGAATTTGGAATGCAGGTTTTAAAACTAAATTAATACCAGAAGCTTTTGTTTATCATAAGCGAAGAATAGATTGGAATAAATTTTACGTGCAAGTAAATAAATTTGGTATGGTTAGGCCTATTTTAAATAAGTGGCATCCTGAAACAAAAAAAATAACATACTGGTTTCCTACAATTTTTTGTTTAGGTTTTATATTTTCTGTTTTAATTGTAATATTAGGAGTTGGTTATCCTATGTATTTGTATAGCTTGTATTTTTTATTACTGTTTATAGATTCACTCCTTAAAAATAAAAATTTAGCGATTGCATTATTATCTATAGCAGCTGTTTGTATTCAATTTGTTGGTTACGGGTTTGGTTTCTTAAAATCAACTTTGTTGCTTAACTTTAGTTCAAAGAAACCTCAAGAGGTTTTTCCTAAATTATTTTTTAAAAAGTAA
- the recN gene encoding DNA repair protein RecN: MLNSLSIQNYALIDQLNVNFDNGFTIITGETGAGKSILLGGLGLILGKRADLSSLRDETKKCIIEAIFEIEKYHLKDFFEENDLDYEARTIIRREILPSGKSRAFINDSPVTLDVLSRLGDNLIDIHSQHQTLQLAENDFQLKVIDALADNRKLLLSFESKLTGYQKIQRELKKLLDFQQNAIKEHDYNTHLLEELEKATLKEGIIEELEEQYEQLNNVESIVEHLSKGYQLLNDEQVGVITLMAELKLVSSKLGTFGSQFESLNERIQSVFIEIDDISSELEVFQEKAEANPNLLEEVNTKLQTLYDLQKKHGSSTISELIEIREVLSEKVSATENVESDIKKKEKELATEEQELNKVAIEIRKRREKIIPTLQKQLSESLSQLGMGNATFKIEINPAKTFNTQGKDELIFLFAANKGSNYGDLKKVASGGELSRIMLTIKSILARYEQLPTMMFDEIDTGVSGEISNKMGDIMQSMSKTMQVFSITHLPQVASKGVHHFKVYKEDEGAVTHTKMKKLTKEERVSELAEMLGGKDVSDSALAHARQLLNG; encoded by the coding sequence TTGCTGAACTCACTTTCCATACAGAATTACGCATTAATAGATCAATTGAATGTAAACTTCGATAATGGTTTTACAATCATTACGGGTGAAACAGGAGCAGGTAAGTCTATTTTACTAGGCGGCTTAGGTTTAATTTTAGGTAAAAGGGCTGATTTAAGCTCGCTTAGAGATGAAACTAAAAAATGCATTATAGAAGCTATTTTCGAAATTGAAAAGTACCATCTAAAAGATTTTTTTGAAGAAAACGATTTAGACTATGAAGCAAGAACAATTATTCGTAGAGAGATTTTGCCAAGTGGTAAATCAAGAGCTTTTATCAATGATTCTCCTGTAACATTAGATGTTTTATCGAGGTTAGGTGATAATTTAATCGATATTCACTCCCAACATCAAACATTGCAATTAGCCGAAAATGATTTTCAACTAAAGGTTATTGATGCATTAGCAGACAATAGAAAGCTATTGTTGAGTTTTGAAAGCAAGCTTACTGGGTATCAAAAAATACAGAGAGAGCTTAAGAAACTCTTAGATTTTCAACAAAATGCAATAAAAGAACACGATTATAATACCCATTTACTTGAAGAGCTTGAAAAAGCAACTTTAAAAGAAGGTATTATTGAAGAGTTAGAAGAGCAATACGAGCAGTTGAATAATGTAGAAAGTATTGTAGAGCATCTATCTAAAGGATATCAGCTTTTAAATGATGAGCAAGTTGGTGTTATTACTTTAATGGCAGAGTTGAAGTTAGTATCTAGCAAATTAGGAACATTTGGAAGTCAATTTGAAAGCTTAAACGAACGTATTCAATCTGTTTTTATAGAAATAGACGATATATCTTCAGAACTAGAAGTTTTTCAGGAAAAAGCAGAAGCAAACCCAAATTTATTAGAAGAAGTAAATACAAAACTTCAAACTTTATACGATTTACAAAAAAAGCATGGCAGCTCTACTATTAGCGAGCTTATCGAAATAAGAGAAGTGTTATCTGAAAAAGTTAGTGCAACTGAAAATGTAGAATCTGATATAAAGAAAAAGGAAAAAGAGTTAGCAACAGAAGAACAAGAACTAAATAAGGTTGCTATTGAAATAAGAAAAAGAAGAGAAAAAATAATACCAACATTGCAAAAGCAACTTTCAGAAAGCTTATCGCAATTAGGTATGGGTAATGCAACTTTTAAAATAGAAATAAACCCTGCTAAAACCTTTAATACGCAAGGTAAAGATGAATTGATATTTTTATTTGCGGCTAATAAGGGCTCTAATTATGGCGATTTAAAAAAAGTAGCTTCTGGTGGTGAGTTGTCTCGTATTATGCTGACTATTAAATCTATTTTAGCTAGGTATGAGCAATTGCCAACGATGATGTTTGATGAGATTGATACAGGTGTTTCTGGAGAAATATCTAATAAAATGGGTGATATTATGCAGTCTATGAGTAAGACAATGCAGGTGTTTTCTATTACGCATTTACCTCAAGTAGCATCAAAAGGTGTACATCATTTTAAAGTTTATAAGGAAGATGAAGGGGCTGTTACGCATACTAAAATGAAAAAATTAACTAAAGAAGAACGTGTATCAGAATTAGCAGAAATGTTGGGTGGTAAAGATGTTTCTGATTCAGCATTGGCACATGCAAGACAGTTGTTAAATGGCTAA
- a CDS encoding CdaR family protein, producing MKKVKTKYQKRKLNIFLIFLLFSSLAWFISKLSDDYTNRAVFDLEYINVPDSLLFVSASKQKIDVKLKASGFAFLGFNFEREIVKIDVAEALKDKEDYIVPKSIYQLQVEKQLSKSMDLLMIDGDDINLEIYPLFKKKIPVISGLRIQLAQNYMLDDDLKITPDSIVLTGPKKEVEQISFIKTELKKVKNISNNFSESLPLLKPKNLLNTKFSNSKVDVSVQVVRFSEKVLKVPVTVINLEEGYEIKIVPTTISVLCKGRIDDLKSLSNSDITVIADYNKISNKDQKVIPLFVKAKPKEINSVKLTEKSVTYILKRKGK from the coding sequence ATGAAGAAAGTTAAAACTAAGTATCAAAAGCGAAAATTAAATATTTTTTTGATTTTTCTTTTGTTTTCATCTTTAGCTTGGTTTATAAGTAAACTATCTGACGATTATACAAATAGGGCAGTTTTTGATTTAGAATACATTAATGTGCCTGATAGTTTACTTTTTGTAAGTGCATCTAAACAAAAAATAGATGTAAAGCTTAAGGCAAGTGGTTTTGCTTTTTTAGGGTTTAATTTTGAGAGAGAAATTGTTAAAATAGATGTTGCTGAAGCTTTAAAAGATAAGGAAGACTATATAGTTCCTAAAAGTATATATCAACTTCAAGTAGAAAAACAATTGTCGAAATCTATGGATTTATTAATGATAGATGGCGATGATATAAATTTGGAAATCTACCCGTTATTTAAGAAAAAAATACCTGTTATCTCTGGATTGAGAATTCAACTTGCTCAAAATTATATGTTAGATGATGATTTGAAAATTACACCAGATAGCATAGTTCTTACAGGCCCTAAGAAAGAAGTAGAACAGATTTCATTTATTAAAACAGAATTAAAGAAAGTGAAAAATATTTCAAATAATTTTTCAGAAAGTTTACCATTATTAAAGCCTAAAAATCTTTTGAACACTAAATTTTCTAATAGTAAAGTAGATGTGTCAGTTCAGGTAGTGCGTTTTTCTGAAAAAGTATTAAAAGTGCCAGTAACTGTTATCAATTTAGAAGAAGGGTATGAAATAAAAATAGTACCAACAACAATATCAGTTTTGTGTAAGGGAAGAATAGATGATTTAAAAAGTCTCTCAAATTCTGATATTACTGTAATTGCTGATTATAATAAGATTTCTAACAAAGATCAAAAAGTGATTCCTTTATTCGTAAAGGCGAAGCCAAAAGAGATAAATTCAGTTAAACTAACAGAAAAAAGCGTAACTTATATTCTAAAGCGTAAAGGTAAATGA
- the coaE gene encoding dephospho-CoA kinase (Dephospho-CoA kinase (CoaE) performs the final step in coenzyme A biosynthesis.) — translation MKVIGLTGGIGSGKTTVAKMFADSGVPVYNSDREAKLLMVNSKKIRKEIKALLGERSYKKKVLNRKYIADKVFANPELLSELNKIVHPAVRDHFLEWSEKQDTSYIIQETAIIFENDSQSKYDYIILVTAPEAIRIERVSSRDTTSVEKIKERIANQWPDDRKVELSDYVILNIDLKKTQKRVKEIHKELLKISI, via the coding sequence ATGAAAGTAATTGGCTTGACAGGAGGTATAGGAAGTGGTAAGACTACAGTGGCAAAAATGTTTGCAGATTCAGGAGTGCCTGTTTATAACTCAGATCGAGAAGCTAAACTTTTAATGGTTAATTCAAAAAAAATAAGAAAAGAAATTAAAGCACTTTTAGGAGAACGATCTTATAAAAAAAAGGTTTTAAATAGAAAATACATTGCGGATAAGGTTTTTGCAAACCCTGAATTACTTTCTGAGTTGAATAAAATTGTACATCCGGCAGTAAGAGATCACTTTTTAGAATGGTCAGAAAAACAGGATACTTCATATATTATACAAGAAACAGCTATCATTTTTGAGAATGACTCTCAATCAAAATACGATTATATCATTTTGGTAACAGCACCAGAAGCAATTCGTATAGAGCGAGTGAGCTCTAGAGATACTACAAGTGTAGAAAAAATTAAAGAACGGATTGCAAATCAATGGCCTGATGATCGTAAAGTAGAGCTGTCAGATTATGTTATTCTAAATATAGATTTAAAGAAAACACAAAAAAGAGTCAAAGAAATTCATAAAGAACTTCTTAAAATTTCGATTTAA
- the miaA gene encoding tRNA (adenosine(37)-N6)-dimethylallyltransferase MiaA, which produces MKKTLITVIGPTAIGKTRLAIELAKHYKAEIISADSRQFFKEMKIGTAVPSNEELAAATHHFIQHKSIQEHYTVGDFEREAMTLTETLFHNNNIAILVGGSGLYIDAVTKGLDYFPDVDPEIRVQLNQKIEEEGLENLQTQLKELDPIYFDKVDIHNPHRVIRALEICIGSGKPYSSFLNKDKNKRPFQVISVGIEADREVIYDRINRRVDIMIEDGLLEEAKSLEKYKELNALQTVGYRELFNYFNGECTLEFAISEIKKNTRRFAKRQLTWFKKTENVIWVPFNADIDAVVQQIELIKDE; this is translated from the coding sequence ATGAAAAAAACTTTAATTACAGTTATTGGACCTACAGCCATTGGAAAAACAAGGCTCGCAATAGAGTTAGCAAAGCATTACAAAGCCGAAATAATTTCTGCAGATTCTAGACAGTTTTTTAAAGAAATGAAAATAGGTACTGCTGTTCCTTCTAATGAGGAATTGGCTGCCGCAACACATCACTTTATTCAACACAAAAGCATACAAGAACATTATACTGTAGGTGATTTTGAACGAGAAGCGATGACCTTAACAGAAACATTATTTCATAATAATAATATTGCTATATTAGTAGGTGGCAGTGGCTTATATATCGATGCCGTAACTAAAGGTTTAGATTACTTCCCTGATGTAGATCCTGAAATTCGAGTACAGTTAAATCAAAAAATAGAGGAAGAAGGCTTAGAAAACCTGCAAACACAATTAAAAGAATTAGACCCTATTTATTTTGATAAGGTAGATATTCATAATCCACATCGAGTTATAAGAGCCTTAGAAATATGTATCGGTAGCGGCAAGCCCTACTCTTCATTTTTGAATAAAGATAAAAACAAAAGACCTTTTCAAGTTATATCTGTTGGTATTGAAGCTGATCGTGAGGTTATATATGACCGAATAAACCGCAGAGTAGATATTATGATTGAAGATGGTTTACTAGAAGAAGCTAAATCATTAGAAAAATATAAGGAGCTAAACGCTCTGCAAACCGTTGGATATCGTGAATTATTTAACTATTTTAACGGAGAGTGCACTTTAGAGTTTGCTATATCTGAAATTAAGAAGAATACGCGTCGTTTTGCTAAACGCCAACTAACTTGGTTTAAAAAAACAGAAAATGTAATATGGGTGCCTTTTAATGCCGATATAGATGCAGTTGTTCAACAAATAGAACTTATTAAAGATGAGTAA
- a CDS encoding enoyl-ACP reductase: MAYNLLKGKRGIIFGALDENSIAWKTAETVHAEGGTFVLTNAPIAMRMGQINELAKKTGSEIIPADATSEEDLANLVAKATEILGGKLDFVLHSIGMSVNVRKGRKYTDEKYDFTAKGWDVSALSFHKVMQSLYKADAMNEWGSIVALTYMAAQRTFPDYNDMADNKAYLESVARSFGYFYGKEKNVRVNTISQSPTPTTAGQGVKGFDGFISYAEKMSPLGNATAQDCADYTISLFSDLTKKVTMQNLFHDGGFSNTGVSQEVIEYFTK; encoded by the coding sequence ATGGCATACAACCTATTAAAAGGAAAAAGAGGAATAATCTTCGGAGCTTTAGATGAAAATTCAATAGCTTGGAAAACAGCAGAAACAGTTCATGCAGAAGGCGGTACTTTTGTTTTAACAAATGCACCTATAGCAATGCGTATGGGGCAGATAAATGAACTTGCAAAGAAAACTGGTTCTGAAATAATTCCTGCAGATGCTACTAGTGAAGAAGATTTAGCAAATTTAGTAGCTAAAGCAACTGAAATTTTAGGAGGTAAATTAGATTTTGTTTTACATTCAATAGGTATGTCTGTTAACGTTCGTAAAGGAAGAAAATATACGGATGAGAAATATGATTTTACAGCTAAAGGATGGGATGTTTCAGCACTTTCTTTTCATAAAGTAATGCAGTCACTTTACAAAGCAGATGCTATGAATGAGTGGGGTAGTATTGTTGCTTTAACATATATGGCAGCTCAGCGTACTTTTCCTGATTATAACGATATGGCAGATAATAAAGCATATTTAGAGTCTGTAGCACGTAGTTTTGGATATTTTTATGGTAAAGAAAAAAATGTACGTGTAAATACAATTTCTCAATCTCCAACACCAACTACGGCAGGTCAAGGTGTTAAAGGTTTTGATGGTTTTATTAGCTATGCAGAGAAAATGTCTCCGTTAGGTAATGCAACTGCTCAAGACTGTGCAGATTATACAATTTCTTTATTTTCTGATTTAACTAAGAAAGTAACAATGCAGAATTTATTCCATGATGGAGGTTTCTCTAATACAGGTGTAAGTCAAGAAGTTATAGAGTACTTTACGAAGTAA
- a CDS encoding GntP family permease, which translates to METQLILAVILGIAILLFLILKLKINAFIALLIGSITVGLVAGLNAEEIMNTVKTGMGGTLGFVATVVGLGAMFGAILEFSGGAKTIANFMVSKFGLKNAPAAMVISGFLIAIPVFFDVAFIILVPMIYALQRKTKKSLLLYAIPLLAGLAITHAFIPPTPGPIAVADIIGAELGWVILIGFIVGIPTALVSGLLFGKYISKKIHINAPEEATDKEEIALPPITTTLLIISVPIFLILLNTFLTSGLIPEINPAITNIIKLIGHPFSALIIANILAWYFFGIKRGLSKEKLFKITSKSLEPAGTIILLTGAGGVFKQVLTDTGAGELLANSLTNVGFPVLAFAFVSAAIVRIIQGSSTVAMITAAGLVAPLLVNLDLGSAQLACLVIAIASGASIFSHVNDSGFWLVGQYLRISEKDTFKSWTMMTTILAITGFISVCIINAFL; encoded by the coding sequence GTGGAAACTCAACTTATTTTAGCCGTTATATTAGGCATAGCTATATTACTATTCTTGATTTTAAAATTGAAGATTAATGCTTTTATCGCGTTATTGATTGGTAGTATAACTGTTGGCTTAGTTGCTGGTTTAAATGCTGAAGAAATAATGAATACGGTTAAAACTGGAATGGGCGGAACACTAGGCTTTGTAGCCACGGTTGTTGGCTTAGGCGCTATGTTTGGTGCCATATTAGAATTTTCTGGTGGAGCAAAAACTATTGCAAATTTTATGGTTTCTAAATTTGGTCTCAAAAATGCTCCTGCTGCAATGGTTATTTCTGGCTTTTTAATTGCTATCCCTGTTTTTTTTGATGTTGCATTCATTATTTTAGTTCCGATGATTTACGCGCTACAGCGTAAAACAAAAAAATCACTTTTACTATACGCTATTCCTCTATTAGCTGGCTTAGCAATTACTCATGCTTTTATTCCGCCTACACCTGGCCCTATTGCTGTTGCTGACATTATTGGCGCAGAATTAGGTTGGGTAATTTTAATTGGCTTTATTGTTGGTATTCCAACTGCTTTAGTAAGTGGTTTACTTTTCGGAAAATACATCTCTAAAAAAATACATATTAACGCTCCCGAAGAAGCTACTGATAAAGAAGAAATAGCTTTACCACCAATTACAACCACCCTTTTAATTATTAGTGTTCCCATTTTTTTAATATTATTAAACACTTTTTTAACTAGTGGGCTTATACCTGAAATTAACCCTGCCATAACTAATATCATTAAGCTTATAGGGCATCCGTTTTCCGCTCTTATTATTGCTAATATTTTAGCTTGGTATTTTTTTGGAATTAAAAGAGGACTTTCTAAAGAAAAATTATTTAAAATTACCAGTAAGTCTTTAGAACCAGCGGGTACAATTATACTACTTACAGGTGCTGGTGGCGTTTTTAAGCAAGTATTAACTGATACAGGTGCTGGCGAATTACTAGCTAACTCTCTAACCAACGTAGGCTTTCCTGTGCTAGCTTTTGCCTTTGTTAGTGCAGCAATTGTTCGTATCATTCAAGGATCATCTACAGTTGCTATGATAACTGCTGCTGGACTTGTTGCCCCACTTTTAGTAAACTTAGATTTAGGTAGTGCTCAATTGGCTTGCTTAGTAATCGCCATTGCCTCTGGAGCCAGTATTTTTTCACATGTTAATGACAGTGGCTTTTGGCTGGTGGGTCAGTACTTAAGAATATCAGAAAAGGATACTTTCAAATCATGGACGATGATGACGACCATTTTAGCTATTACAGGCTTTATAAGTGTCTGCATTATTAATGCATTTTTATAA